Proteins found in one Cheilinus undulatus linkage group 9, ASM1832078v1, whole genome shotgun sequence genomic segment:
- the LOC121514648 gene encoding uncharacterized protein LOC121514648 produces the protein MVSGCMVPGCPRTERSAEAGVAFYSLPVRDSELCQQWLRAANNPKYGDNTDKGTLDKLHICSLHFRPEDYDYYVSTDIVESTLGRNAVPSVGLNEEEPEFNFSPSKEVKQRHSRINIGARTCCVKNCHQRSHDHLGRKTGLSFYCFPAWRKNEGAQISALTMKRRAAWVAAVGHSHITFSHIPTSMRVCSRHFHSGKPAYEMLVSDPDWVPSLSLGHGEEKDQQRKRVNRPSKAVKTTKKTKKMSSGIFRPSTEGPEPGGRGGGGGGGVVSAPVTSNSLWREAKSLLHSILNPQTTTRPPADEISREAVHAGKEAVFRDFFRESLQASLEASSRSRMPLVQQATNTPPGTSTSSSSCVSCECLQRTVMVLQEELSQRTAGQANMEVPQVFDTTPIPSEPASPSPEMAQIEEEVPDWGEPFEGDEDGDVEFSPSSCKASRIKSKSPARLRFRKAWLSMFWFLRYSKTDNVMWCYVCRLHHDRRFANKGMIKGTKLYKVDAIKKHSYSQYHKINLDRFTKGMSD, from the exons ATGGTGAGCGGCTGCATGGTTCCCGGATGTCCGAGGACAGAGAGGAGCGCAGAGGCGGGAGTCGCTTTTTACAGTCTGCCTGTTAGAGACTCTGAGCTTTGTCAACAGTGGCTACGGGCGGCGAATAACCCGAAATATGGAGACAACACCGATAAAGGAACACTGGATAAACTCCACATTTGTAGTCTACATTTCAGACCAGAGGACTATGATTATTACGTGTCGACTGACATCGTGGAGAGCACACTGGGGCGCAACGCCGTCCCTTCTGTTGGTTTGAACGAGGAAGAACCGGAGTTTAATTTTTCCCCATCGAAAGAAGTGAAACAAAGGCATTCCCGG ATAAACATCGGAGCAAGAACCTGCTGCGTTAAAAACTGCCATCAACGCTCTCACGACCACCTGGGGAGAAAGACCGGTCTGTCGTTCTACTGTTTCCCCGCATGGAGGAAGAACGAAGGCGCTCAGATCTCAGCGCTGACCATGAAGAGGAGAGCGGCCTGGGTGGCAGCGGTCGGCCACAGCCACATCACATTCAGCCACATCCCCACATCCATGAGGGTGTGCTCCAGACACTTTCACTCCG GCAAACCAGCGTACGAGATGCTGGTGTCAGATCCAGACTGGGTGCCGTCGCTCAGCCTGGGTCATGGTGAAGAAAAGGACCAACAGAGGAAGCGAGTTAACCGTCCGTCGAAGGCAGtgaagacaacaaaaaaaaccaaaaagatGTCGTCAGGCATTTTCAGACCTTCTACAGAAGGACCAGAgccaggaggaagaggaggaggaggaggaggaggag TTGTTTCAGCTCCTGTCACATCTAATAGTCTGTGGAGAGAGGCCAAATCTCTGCTGCACTCGATCCTGAACCCTCAGACGACCACCAGACCGCCTGCAGATGAGATAAGCAGGGAagcagtgcatgctgggaagGAGGCTGTCTTCAGA GATTTCTTCAGAGAGTCTCTGCAGGCGTCTCTGGAAGCATCCAGCAGGTCCAGGATGCCGTTAGTTCAGCAGGCGACAAACACACCACCGGGGACCTCCACCTCCTCGTCCTCATGTGTGAGCTGTGAGTGTCTGCAGAGGACCGTCATGGTGCTGCAGGAGGAGCTGTCTCAGCGTACGGCAGGTCAGGCTAACATGGAGGTCCCACAAGTCTTTGATACAACTCCCATCCCATCAGAGCCGGCCTCACCGAGTCCTGAGATGGCCCAGATCGAGGAAGAAGTGCCTGACT GGGGAGAGCCTTTTGAAGGAGATGAAGATGGAGATGTGGAGTTCTCTCCAAGCAGCTGCAAAGCTTCAAGAATCAAGTCCAAGAGTCCGGCACGTCTTCGCTTCAGGAAGGCGTGGCTCAGCATGTTCTGGTTCCTCCGGTACTCAAAGACTGACAATGTCATGTGGTGCTACGTCTGCCGTCTCCACCACGACAGGAGGTTTGCCAACAAGGGCATGATCAAAGGAACCAAGCTCTACAAGGTGGATGCCATCAAGAAGCACAGCTACAGCCAGTACCACAAAATCAACCTGGACCGCTTCACCAAGGGGATGTCTGATTGA